In Phaseolus vulgaris cultivar G19833 chromosome 7, P. vulgaris v2.0, whole genome shotgun sequence, the genomic stretch aaatgaaatatgctTGTGTACATAAATGTTTATTGTCAATATATGTAATTCATAATTAtctaatatatagattcgtgtctccattttcaacaatttttagagattatatatattttcatgtttGTATCATATCAATGTCCGTATCAGTGTCTGTATTACATGGATAAACTTAActtgatgaagatgaagaactTGCCTGAAGTGCACGGCGGAGTGGCCGGACGGGGCCTTTGGCGGCGTGCACGCCAAGCCAAGGGGTGTGGCGCCAAGCAATGGCACCGTTGCTACCAGCCAGAACCTTTTGACCACCCAAAACCAGCTCTATCTGCCACTTGTCTGGAACCATCTGCCACATCACAAAGCACCCTTTCTCCACATTAACACCACCATTGGTGGATCCAAGCTCATCTACCACATCCATTGTCACTTTCCCTGTTGTGAACACATTTTTCACTGTTCCCTCCAACTTCTTACACCCTGTTGCAGCCCTGAAGTGCTGAATAATGTACTGTGCCGAAGATGACACCTATTATTACAccacaaaagaagaaaaaaaaaatattgaaatgcctcttttcttcttcaaacaaTGCATCAACCTTGCATATTTAACTACACACCCTTTACAGTGATCACATGATGAAATCGGTGGCATACACATAAAGATTAAAGATGTTCTGTTCCAAGAATAAAGAAAGTGCTCAGAAGTAACACTTTCAACTAACTTTTTAATCTTCATTAACAAAGGAAATGGCTTTTTAAAACACATAACAAAATAAACTTGCCTTTTTCATACCCATCAAGAGAACAGAAATATTTGTGATTATTTCTTtcataaaaagtttttttttcttgaattcaACAAGGTATGATCATGTTCTAGATATACAGTAAAAACTAAACATTTCTTGATTGATGGTGGTGAAATATAGCTTATAAGAAAAGTTCTCCACTGACAACAATAGCAGTGTTCTTGGATGGACAAAGAAAGTGTTGATTGTAAAATTAATGACGTATCGGTAATCCTTTAGTTTCTTCCTTCATGTCTTCTTCTCCGAACGGTAATATACCGTACTTACTTGAGCGTTGtcgaaatattttttttaggttaTTACGATCCCGAACATCAACCTTTAAAAGAAAGAGActtaaaataaagaaactaaAGTATTATCGACATGTTAACAATTGTACAACTAGTTTTAAATACTATCTAGTTTCCTCTTTTTCCACACAGGTTGAAGCAGCACCTTCTCTTGCATGGTGGTGATGGTGCATTAGAATtcagaaaaaagaagaaagagaagaaggCTTGCCTCATTGAGGGGTGATATGGGGTGGACAGGAAGAGGAAAGAGAGGACAACCCAAGACACTGAGAAGGATCTTGAGATTAGACTTCTTGTTGAAGAGAAGGGAAAAGTGAGTCTTGATCCAGTTCCAGTTTCTCCATGATTGAAGGCAtttctttgagttgttgtttccttcattttcttcattGATGGGTTCTTCAGACAACGGTGCAAGTCTACCCATTCCAGTTTTTTCTTGTGGTTGTTGAAACGTGAGACACACAACATAGAAAGAGGAAAATGCGTGGGAACACCTAAGACAATGCTTCAAGGAACAACACAGTGTTAGCTATGTTGTTGTAGTGTAGTGTTGTGCAGTGCAGGGATTGGAGCACGCGCAGGGTGGGAGCGTGGAGTGCACGTGGAAAAAGGTTGGAGCAAAGTTAAGTTGAAGATTGAATGTTATGATGTGACAGAAAGGGTGAGTTATTATAAAGAGAgagtgaaaagaaaaatgagatAAAATACAAGTTTTATTCAGCTTTTGATTAGTGATCTTTTCAGCTTTAACTTTTTATTACTTTGTAAAGTAGAATCACTAATAATCAATGGTTAGGGCAAATTTATCATGCATCATCATGGAAGTGGGGTggaagtgaaagaaaaaaataatataagaaaagtgaaatttattaaattaagaaaaagtgatggaaaaaaaagtgtaatattaataaataaataaattactttaatttGTGTCAggtgaataaattttttttctaagaaaTACAcagaattttcttataatgtCACGTGTACAAGTTTTTGCTTTTAGTagactatttttttaaacttgaaaaaaattgaaaattatggCAGTGAGAAGTTACAAAACTTTATTTCTAtttgtttttcattaaaatgtATTAAGTATACATCGTTTTAGAACTAGTTAAAGAATTTGGAAAGTTTTTGTTTGAATAAACACTGTCTTATAACGTCAAGTGtacaaatttatgtttttattaaatcatttttttgtttaattgcatgcgaaagaaatatattatattaattatttatggagttttatttcataattttaaagcATTATGTTAGGCATATTTAAACAATTAGTTTGgttgttaaaaaaattgtcgaaataatatattttattttagaatttttctttttaaaagacGCATATAAATAAATGAGTAATTAATTTAACATTATTGATGTTAGAGGAAATGTATAACAGTTCCATATTAGTATTATGATTGgtacatttatttaatataattattgttaaagtttgattttaaaattattgtaagaCTGTAGATAATACTTTGTtaactttaaaattttgattattaaatttcataaatacGATTTTATTAAACAACCTTAAATTGAAATATCTgaataataacaaattttataataaaaatactttcaCCTAAATTTTAGGACAAAGATACATTCACCTAATacaatttgtatatatataaataattttatacaacATATACACAATAAAGTTATGAATTATTCTTTTAGCCTTCAACTGTAGTAGCTTATATACATTAAAAGTtatgaatataataatgataaaaaaaattgtgttccG encodes the following:
- the LOC137830675 gene encoding uncharacterized protein, producing MGRLAPLSEEPINEENEGNNNSKKCLQSWRNWNWIKTHFSLLFNKKSNLKILLSVLGCPLFPLPVHPISPLNEVSSSAQYIIQHFRAATGCKKLEGTVKNVFTTGKVTMDVVDELGSTNGGVNVEKGCFVMWQMVPDKWQIELVLGGQKVLAGSNGAIAWRHTPWLGVHAAKGPVRPLRRALQGLDPLAVSAVFCAAQYMGEKQISGIDCFVLKLSADQKDLAERSDNTAEMIKHAIFGYFSQRSGLLVYLEDSYLTRIQAPGSHPTYWETTMSTKIEDYRVVDGVMIAHAGSSTALITRFGDNLKAGPAITRLEESWIIDDVAFNVPGLSLDCFIPPQELQRDCSSDDDVDWKSSLLHR